One window from the genome of Mauremys mutica isolate MM-2020 ecotype Southern chromosome 4, ASM2049712v1, whole genome shotgun sequence encodes:
- the LMO1 gene encoding rhombotin-1 isoform X2, whose amino-acid sequence MMVLDKEDGVPMLSVQPKGKQKGCAGCNRKIKDRYLLKALDKYWHEDCLKCACCDCRLGEVGSTLYTKANLILCRRDYLRLFGTTGNCAACSKLIPAFEMVMRARDNVYHLDCFACQLCNQRFCVGDKFFLKNNMILCQMDYEEGQLNGSFESQVQ is encoded by the exons gGGTGCCCATGTTATCTGTACAACCAAAAGGGAAACAGAAAGGCTGTGCTGGCTGCAACCGAAAGATCAAGGACCGCTACCTTCTGAAGGCCTTGGATAAATATTGGCATGAAGATTGTCTAAAATGTGCCTGCTGTGACTGCCGTCTTGGAGAGGTTGGATCAACTCTTTACACAAAAGCAAATCTCATTCTCTGCCGCAGAGATTACCTGAG GCTCTTTGGTACCACCGGGAATTGCGCTGCCTGCAGTAAACTGATCCCTGCCTTCGAGATGGTGATGAGGGCCAGAGATAATGTTTACCATTTGGACTGCTTTGCCTGCCAACTCTGCAACCAGAG ATTTTGTGTGGGAGACAAATTTTTCCTGAAGAACAACATGATCTTATGTCAGATGGACTATGAGGAAGGGCAGCTGAATGGAAGTTTTGAGTCCCAAGTTCAATAA
- the LMO1 gene encoding rhombotin-1 isoform X3 — MVLDKEDGVPMLSVQPKGKQKGCAGCNRKIKDRYLLKALDKYWHEDCLKCACCDCRLGEVGSTLYTKANLILCRRDYLRLFGTTGNCAACSKLIPAFEMVMRARDNVYHLDCFACQLCNQRFCVGDKFFLKNNMILCQMDYEEGQLNGSFESQVQ, encoded by the exons gGGTGCCCATGTTATCTGTACAACCAAAAGGGAAACAGAAAGGCTGTGCTGGCTGCAACCGAAAGATCAAGGACCGCTACCTTCTGAAGGCCTTGGATAAATATTGGCATGAAGATTGTCTAAAATGTGCCTGCTGTGACTGCCGTCTTGGAGAGGTTGGATCAACTCTTTACACAAAAGCAAATCTCATTCTCTGCCGCAGAGATTACCTGAG GCTCTTTGGTACCACCGGGAATTGCGCTGCCTGCAGTAAACTGATCCCTGCCTTCGAGATGGTGATGAGGGCCAGAGATAATGTTTACCATTTGGACTGCTTTGCCTGCCAACTCTGCAACCAGAG ATTTTGTGTGGGAGACAAATTTTTCCTGAAGAACAACATGATCTTATGTCAGATGGACTATGAGGAAGGGCAGCTGAATGGAAGTTTTGAGTCCCAAGTTCAATAA
- the LMO1 gene encoding rhombotin-1 isoform X4, producing the protein MPYGVTWVPMLSVQPKGKQKGCAGCNRKIKDRYLLKALDKYWHEDCLKCACCDCRLGEVGSTLYTKANLILCRRDYLRLFGTTGNCAACSKLIPAFEMVMRARDNVYHLDCFACQLCNQRFCVGDKFFLKNNMILCQMDYEEGQLNGSFESQVQ; encoded by the exons gGGTGCCCATGTTATCTGTACAACCAAAAGGGAAACAGAAAGGCTGTGCTGGCTGCAACCGAAAGATCAAGGACCGCTACCTTCTGAAGGCCTTGGATAAATATTGGCATGAAGATTGTCTAAAATGTGCCTGCTGTGACTGCCGTCTTGGAGAGGTTGGATCAACTCTTTACACAAAAGCAAATCTCATTCTCTGCCGCAGAGATTACCTGAG GCTCTTTGGTACCACCGGGAATTGCGCTGCCTGCAGTAAACTGATCCCTGCCTTCGAGATGGTGATGAGGGCCAGAGATAATGTTTACCATTTGGACTGCTTTGCCTGCCAACTCTGCAACCAGAG ATTTTGTGTGGGAGACAAATTTTTCCTGAAGAACAACATGATCTTATGTCAGATGGACTATGAGGAAGGGCAGCTGAATGGAAGTTTTGAGTCCCAAGTTCAATAA